One genomic region from Rothia dentocariosa ATCC 17931 encodes:
- the rpmA gene encoding 50S ribosomal protein L27: MAHKKGASSTRNGRDSNPQYLGVKRFGGQTVNAGEILVRQRGTHFHPGLNVGRGGDDTLFALAAGTVEFGTRKGRKVVNILAAAE, from the coding sequence ATGGCACATAAGAAGGGCGCAAGCTCCACCCGCAACGGTCGTGACTCGAACCCCCAGTACCTCGGTGTTAAGCGCTTCGGCGGTCAGACCGTCAATGCAGGCGAGATCCTTGTTCGTCAGCGCGGCACCCATTTCCACCCCGGCCTGAATGTTGGTCGCGGTGGCGACGATACTCTGTTTGCTTTGGCAGCAGGCACCGTCGAATTCGGTACCCGCAAGGGCCGCAAGGTCGTTAACATCCTGGCAGCAGCTGAGTAA
- the nadD gene encoding nicotinate-nucleotide adenylyltransferase — MTFQALRLSLESIPSRTPGRVRLGVMGGTFDPIHHGHLVAASEVAAVFDLDEVVFVPTGQPWQKTGERHVSDPEHRYLMTVIATASNPRFTVSRIDIDRGGATYTFDTLNELRALRPDADLFFITGADAISQIMTWRNAHKLWELANFVGVTRPGHELDPPLGEGRQITTLEIPAMAISSTDIRQRASKGAPIWYLVPDGVVQYINKYRLYSPEDAATHYGGGLPRQKDSTDIQPTSEDKVMEQEVLHG; from the coding sequence GTGACTTTTCAAGCTCTGCGGCTCAGCCTTGAGTCGATTCCGTCGCGAACTCCTGGGCGTGTACGTCTAGGAGTTATGGGCGGCACCTTTGACCCTATTCACCACGGGCATTTAGTAGCCGCCAGCGAGGTTGCGGCGGTGTTTGATCTTGACGAAGTAGTATTCGTACCGACTGGTCAGCCGTGGCAAAAGACGGGGGAGAGGCACGTGAGTGATCCTGAGCATCGTTATCTTATGACGGTGATTGCGACTGCATCTAATCCACGATTTACGGTAAGCCGGATAGATATAGATCGTGGCGGCGCAACGTATACCTTTGATACCCTTAATGAACTACGTGCTCTGCGACCCGATGCAGATCTTTTCTTCATCACCGGTGCAGACGCGATTAGCCAGATCATGACGTGGCGTAATGCTCATAAGCTGTGGGAGTTGGCTAACTTTGTGGGAGTGACCCGTCCGGGACACGAGCTTGATCCTCCGTTAGGCGAAGGACGGCAGATTACCACACTTGAAATTCCCGCGATGGCAATATCGTCAACCGATATTCGCCAACGCGCCTCTAAGGGTGCCCCTATCTGGTATTTGGTTCCTGATGGCGTGGTGCAGTACATCAATAAGTATCGGTTGTATTCTCCTGAGGATGCTGCCACGCACTACGGCGGCGGGCTGCCTCGCCAGAAAGACTCAACAGATATTCAACCAACTAGTGAAGACAAAGTAATGGAACAAGAGGTTTTACATGGCTGA
- a CDS encoding DsbA family oxidoreductase, with protein MMRVDIWSDIVCPFCYLGKRNFEIALAQFEHRDEVEVRWHSFELDQNAREDNALPLAERIAAKYSLNLEESIATQEGIAERAQEVGLDFNWRIAKYGNSFDAHRIIHHATAQGKAAEAQEAFKKAYFTQGRSIEKHESIRKIAAEIGLDSRQVDEILAGDHYAEDVRADERVAQELGITSVPFFLIEAQWVINGAQPSAAILEGLNRVWTETH; from the coding sequence ATGATGCGCGTAGATATTTGGTCAGATATTGTTTGCCCTTTCTGCTATTTAGGTAAGAGGAATTTTGAAATAGCTCTCGCCCAATTTGAGCACCGTGATGAGGTAGAGGTTCGTTGGCATAGCTTTGAGCTCGACCAAAATGCCCGGGAAGATAATGCTTTGCCGCTTGCTGAACGTATTGCCGCGAAATATTCTCTCAACCTAGAGGAATCTATTGCTACCCAAGAAGGAATAGCAGAACGTGCCCAAGAAGTGGGCTTGGATTTTAACTGGCGCATCGCAAAGTACGGCAATAGTTTTGATGCTCACCGTATTATTCATCACGCAACTGCACAGGGGAAAGCAGCAGAGGCTCAAGAGGCTTTCAAAAAAGCATATTTTACGCAGGGACGCTCCATTGAAAAACACGAGTCCATTCGGAAGATTGCCGCTGAAATCGGTCTCGATTCACGTCAGGTTGATGAAATACTCGCTGGCGACCACTATGCTGAGGATGTGCGCGCTGACGAACGCGTGGCACAGGAATTGGGCATCACGAGCGTTCCTTTCTTTTTGATTGAAGCGCAGTGGGTTATTAACGGAGCTCAACCGTCCGCGGCAATTTTGGAAGGGCTCAACCGGGTTTGGACTGAAACTCACTAG
- the rplU gene encoding 50S ribosomal protein L21, translated as MAYAIVRAGGRQEKVSVGDKITLDRVAGEPGSTIELPVLLLVDGDKITADAKSLASAKVTAEKIEDLRGPKIVIQKYKNKTGYKKRQGFRAELTTVKITAINA; from the coding sequence GTGGCATACGCGATTGTACGCGCTGGCGGCCGCCAGGAAAAAGTCTCTGTCGGAGACAAAATTACCCTTGACCGTGTTGCAGGTGAGCCCGGTAGCACCATCGAGCTGCCCGTACTGCTGCTCGTTGACGGTGACAAGATCACCGCTGACGCAAAGTCCCTGGCTTCCGCCAAGGTAACTGCTGAAAAGATTGAAGACCTGCGCGGTCCGAAGATCGTTATTCAGAAGTACAAGAACAAGACCGGTTACAAGAAGCGTCAGGGCTTCCGCGCTGAGCTGACCACCGTTAAGATCACCGCAATCAACGCGTAA
- the rsfS gene encoding ribosome silencing factor, protein MTAAQSSCEALRIAARAAEEKQGTQLFAVDASDAMGLIDGFLVVSAHNERLVNAVADEIEDALREQADLKPVRREGRASGRWILLDFGDIVVHVQHEEDREFYALDRLWAQAPRIELGVTHEVPFDLEGESEEEASRAVPADE, encoded by the coding sequence ATGACTGCTGCACAGTCCTCTTGTGAGGCTCTGCGCATTGCCGCCCGAGCGGCGGAAGAAAAACAAGGAACCCAGCTGTTTGCGGTAGATGCTTCTGACGCTATGGGGCTGATTGACGGTTTCTTGGTAGTTTCGGCACATAATGAGCGCCTCGTCAATGCGGTTGCTGATGAAATTGAGGATGCGCTTCGAGAACAGGCTGATTTGAAGCCGGTACGCCGAGAAGGACGTGCATCTGGTCGTTGGATTCTCCTAGATTTTGGGGACATCGTAGTGCATGTTCAGCATGAAGAAGATCGCGAGTTCTATGCTCTGGATCGTTTGTGGGCGCAGGCTCCGCGTATTGAACTAGGTGTTACCCATGAAGTTCCGTTTGATCTAGAAGGCGAAAGCGAAGAGGAAGCATCTCGGGCCGTTCCTGCTGACGAGTAA
- the obgE gene encoding GTPase ObgE translates to MAEFVDRVVLHISGGHGGNGCVSVRREKFKPLGGPNGGNGGNGGDVILRVDNQTTTLLEYHHSPHQHAPNGDIGRGDMHHGYNGEDLVLTVPQGTVVKDRDGNVLADLLHVGDKYTAARGGQGGLGNAALASTKRKAPGFALLGIPGEETDIVLELKSIADIALVGYPSAGKSSLIAAISAARPKIADYPFTTLIPNLGVVQAGDVRYTVADVPGLIEGASEGKGLGHRFLRHVERSSALVHVIDCATLEPGRDPISDFEVIRGELENYAVDPTAGVTVPLNDRPQIIVLNKIDVPEARELADFVRPEFENMGYKVFEISTASHEGLKPLIFAMANLVEEDRQKRVTQEDNSTIEAPVIRPQGFRSKKKQEFIIRREERNLEPLFRVIGEKPERWIQQTDFNNDEAVGYLADRLAKLGVEDELFKSGARAGDAVVIGENDNSVVFDWEPTMVGGAELLSSPRGTDSRLEEIIRPTRAQKREEYKERMDAKAEARAELEQERVAGVWTESVEYRRKLKEKGKAEGIDMPEAKQ, encoded by the coding sequence GTGGCAGAATTCGTGGACCGCGTGGTCCTGCATATATCCGGTGGTCACGGAGGCAACGGATGTGTCTCTGTACGTCGAGAAAAATTCAAGCCTCTCGGCGGCCCCAATGGCGGTAACGGCGGTAACGGCGGGGACGTGATTTTGCGTGTTGATAACCAAACCACCACACTATTGGAGTATCATCACAGCCCGCACCAACACGCTCCCAATGGAGATATCGGCCGCGGTGATATGCACCACGGCTACAACGGCGAAGACCTAGTGCTTACCGTACCTCAGGGAACCGTCGTCAAAGATCGTGACGGCAACGTGCTTGCTGACCTGCTGCATGTGGGTGACAAATATACTGCTGCACGAGGGGGCCAGGGCGGTCTCGGAAACGCTGCGTTGGCATCCACCAAACGTAAAGCACCTGGCTTCGCACTCCTCGGTATTCCGGGGGAAGAAACCGATATTGTCCTAGAACTCAAATCTATTGCCGATATTGCGCTTGTTGGATACCCATCAGCTGGTAAATCTTCACTGATTGCTGCTATCTCTGCGGCTCGGCCTAAAATCGCTGACTATCCTTTTACCACTCTTATCCCAAACTTGGGTGTTGTGCAGGCAGGTGATGTTCGGTACACTGTTGCGGATGTTCCCGGTCTGATTGAGGGAGCTTCCGAGGGTAAAGGGCTTGGCCACCGCTTCTTACGTCACGTTGAACGTTCCTCCGCACTAGTGCATGTGATTGACTGTGCCACTTTAGAACCCGGGCGTGACCCTATCAGCGACTTTGAAGTTATTCGTGGTGAGCTTGAAAACTATGCGGTAGACCCCACTGCTGGGGTAACTGTGCCGCTCAATGATCGTCCCCAGATTATTGTTCTCAATAAAATTGATGTGCCTGAAGCGCGTGAACTTGCCGATTTCGTGCGACCTGAATTTGAGAACATGGGGTACAAAGTTTTTGAAATTTCGACGGCGTCCCATGAAGGGCTTAAACCGCTCATCTTTGCAATGGCAAACCTTGTGGAAGAAGACCGTCAGAAGCGTGTTACTCAAGAAGATAATTCTACGATTGAAGCCCCAGTTATTCGCCCCCAGGGCTTCCGCTCCAAGAAAAAACAAGAATTTATTATTCGCCGCGAAGAACGTAATTTGGAGCCGCTCTTTCGGGTTATTGGGGAGAAACCGGAGCGTTGGATTCAGCAGACCGATTTCAATAATGATGAAGCTGTTGGTTACCTGGCGGATCGCCTGGCAAAACTGGGGGTTGAGGACGAACTCTTTAAATCCGGTGCCCGTGCCGGAGATGCCGTGGTTATCGGTGAAAATGATAACTCCGTGGTCTTTGACTGGGAACCCACTATGGTAGGCGGCGCTGAACTTCTGTCTTCCCCTCGTGGTACTGACTCTCGCCTCGAAGAGATTATTCGCCCCACCCGAGCCCAAAAACGTGAGGAATATAAGGAACGCATGGATGCAAAAGCAGAGGCTCGCGCTGAGCTTGAGCAAGAGCGCGTTGCGGGTGTGTGGACTGAATCGGTGGAATATCGCCGTAAGCTCAAGGAAAAAGGTAAAGCTGAAGGTATTGATATGCCTGAGGCCAAGCAGTAG
- a CDS encoding glutaminase has protein sequence MHSPIPSYLDEVLQSVAADRTGVLANYIPELAEVDPERLGASIAMVDGELYASGDTDSLFTIQSISKPFVYALALADRGFEKVLDKVGVEPSGEPFNEISLEDSSGRPLNPMINAGAITTHSLVGTETMNPAERMERVISGLSAFAGRSLDVDEAVYSSEIEHAHRNLAIAHMLRSHDILTENPAGVVEGYTRQCSLLVTVQDLAMMAATLANYGIQPVTGEQVVPKTVVRQVLSVMFTCGMYNAAGDWATQVGIPAKSGVGGGIIGAVPGQLGLATFSPRLDVHGNSVRGVSLFERFSSDMGMHVMNIPTVARSAIRANYRIGSGEKITQVIQLQGRIRFAGAERVIREIVDTHYMGTRIALDVTRVYSVDEVAQHMLLEIMRRMRHEGYTVYLIDQDDTITNLEALRTMDVAVLGSIDELEYY, from the coding sequence ATGCATTCACCGATACCGAGCTACCTTGACGAAGTCCTCCAAAGCGTTGCGGCCGATAGAACGGGTGTACTTGCGAATTATATTCCTGAACTTGCCGAGGTTGATCCTGAACGTCTTGGCGCCTCTATAGCTATGGTCGATGGGGAACTCTATGCTTCCGGCGATACTGATTCGCTATTTACCATTCAATCCATCTCAAAGCCTTTCGTGTATGCTTTAGCCCTTGCTGATCGCGGGTTTGAGAAAGTCTTAGACAAAGTGGGAGTTGAACCGTCCGGGGAACCCTTCAACGAGATCTCCCTTGAAGACAGCTCTGGTCGTCCGCTAAACCCCATGATTAACGCTGGCGCAATTACCACGCATTCTTTAGTCGGTACAGAAACAATGAATCCGGCAGAGCGTATGGAACGTGTGATTTCTGGGCTCTCTGCCTTCGCTGGTCGTTCCCTTGACGTTGATGAAGCGGTGTACTCATCTGAAATCGAGCACGCGCATCGTAATCTAGCGATCGCTCATATGCTTCGCAGTCACGACATTCTCACGGAGAACCCCGCCGGCGTGGTCGAAGGCTACACCCGTCAATGCTCTTTGCTGGTAACCGTGCAGGATTTGGCGATGATGGCGGCAACTCTGGCAAACTACGGAATTCAACCCGTTACCGGGGAACAGGTAGTACCTAAGACAGTGGTGCGTCAGGTACTGAGTGTTATGTTCACCTGCGGTATGTACAACGCTGCAGGGGACTGGGCAACGCAGGTCGGAATTCCCGCTAAAAGTGGGGTAGGCGGGGGAATTATTGGCGCCGTACCGGGCCAGCTGGGACTAGCAACATTTTCACCACGCCTAGATGTACACGGCAACAGCGTGCGCGGTGTATCTCTCTTCGAACGATTCTCCTCAGATATGGGCATGCACGTTATGAACATACCCACTGTTGCTCGGTCCGCAATACGAGCTAACTACCGAATAGGCTCCGGTGAGAAAATAACCCAGGTAATTCAACTGCAGGGCAGAATTAGATTTGCCGGTGCAGAGCGAGTTATCCGTGAAATTGTTGATACACACTACATGGGAACACGAATAGCGCTCGATGTTACCCGAGTTTATTCTGTGGACGAGGTTGCCCAGCATATGCTTCTAGAAATTATGAGAAGAATGAGACACGAGGGATACACTGTATATCTGATTGATCAAGATGACACTATTACAAATCTTGAGGCCCTGAGAACTATGGATGTTGCCGTATTGGGCAGCATTGACGAACTCGAATACTACTAG
- a CDS encoding SDR family NAD(P)-dependent oxidoreductase, giving the protein MSTLITGASSGIGEEFAHRYAAQKHDLVLVARTESKLQDLAEKLRAEHGITVTVIPCDLSEPDAAERLWEETNRAELEIDVLVNNAGFGTSGDVADESPERLEQEVRLNCLTLTGLTARYLPAMRERKNGTIINVASTAAFQPLPHMAVYGATKAFVLSFTEALWSETRKDGIRVLAVCPGPTDTSFFEIAGESATVGKMRSVHQLLDNTLRTLKTTKPSFVDGVGNAIVARFVTRVVPKRFVMTIVDRALQHRSSQ; this is encoded by the coding sequence ATGTCCACGTTAATTACTGGTGCGTCTTCGGGGATCGGCGAGGAGTTCGCACACCGTTATGCCGCTCAGAAACACGACCTCGTCTTAGTAGCGCGAACCGAAAGTAAACTCCAGGATCTAGCCGAAAAGCTGCGCGCCGAGCACGGTATTACAGTAACGGTAATTCCTTGTGACCTATCCGAACCCGATGCGGCTGAGCGGCTCTGGGAAGAAACGAACCGTGCTGAGCTAGAGATTGATGTACTTGTCAATAATGCAGGGTTTGGAACCTCCGGTGACGTCGCTGATGAGAGCCCTGAGCGTCTGGAACAAGAAGTACGCCTTAACTGCCTCACATTAACAGGTCTGACGGCTCGGTATCTGCCCGCCATGCGTGAACGCAAAAACGGAACCATCATCAACGTTGCTTCGACTGCTGCCTTTCAGCCACTGCCCCATATGGCGGTGTACGGCGCAACCAAAGCATTCGTACTTTCCTTTACTGAAGCGCTCTGGTCCGAAACCCGAAAAGACGGCATCCGCGTACTTGCGGTCTGTCCCGGCCCCACCGATACCTCATTCTTTGAAATCGCCGGTGAATCTGCAACAGTCGGAAAAATGCGCTCTGTCCATCAGCTGCTAGACAACACGTTGCGTACTCTAAAAACCACGAAACCCAGTTTTGTGGATGGAGTGGGGAACGCCATTGTGGCGCGATTTGTAACCCGTGTGGTGCCTAAGCGCTTCGTCATGACAATAGTCGATCGTGCGCTCCAACATAGGAGCTCTCAATAG
- a CDS encoding polysaccharide deacetylase family protein, whose protein sequence is MYPYKHQSPSNETPHRKSADRFTRIPRRAAVLGMLTPLLGAGVPYAVTRDEKVAGIEESASWVDSSSASSAPALDSSEEDDQQKVALPESINPIEVAHPWDEPQTALEGTGNYIAWTVDDGKSPDVVRAYADFAARTGTRLTFFINGSYNAFEPNLDVLKPLVESGQIQIGNHTWSHAALTTLDDAGIAEELTKNDEEIQRLFGVSSKPYYRPPYGYYDSRVLEAAAGAGFDRAVLWYGSLADSSPIPAEEIYAYSKKYANSQTILIGHLNYPGVIEVLDKIKMLLDERNLTPVTLRDYYG, encoded by the coding sequence ATGTACCCATATAAACACCAGAGTCCAAGCAACGAAACCCCACATCGTAAATCGGCGGATCGTTTCACCCGTATACCACGCCGAGCGGCTGTTTTAGGTATGCTCACCCCGCTTTTGGGTGCAGGCGTGCCTTACGCCGTAACACGAGATGAAAAGGTCGCGGGCATTGAGGAATCAGCATCATGGGTAGATTCGTCCTCTGCATCTTCGGCGCCAGCGTTAGATTCCTCAGAAGAGGATGACCAGCAGAAAGTGGCCTTGCCGGAGTCGATAAATCCCATAGAGGTGGCGCACCCGTGGGATGAACCGCAAACCGCTTTGGAAGGTACAGGGAACTATATTGCTTGGACCGTTGATGACGGGAAAAGCCCTGATGTTGTGCGCGCCTACGCAGATTTTGCCGCCCGAACGGGAACCCGGCTTACCTTCTTTATCAACGGGTCATATAACGCTTTTGAACCGAACCTAGACGTTCTTAAACCGTTGGTAGAATCAGGGCAGATTCAAATCGGCAATCATACGTGGTCGCATGCGGCGCTGACTACGCTAGATGATGCAGGAATTGCCGAAGAATTAACGAAAAATGACGAAGAGATACAGCGACTTTTCGGCGTGTCTTCTAAACCATATTACCGCCCACCATACGGATACTATGATTCTCGTGTGCTTGAGGCTGCAGCAGGTGCAGGATTCGACAGGGCGGTTCTCTGGTACGGGTCTTTAGCTGATTCTTCACCCATACCTGCCGAAGAAATATACGCATATTCCAAAAAATATGCGAACTCGCAGACTATTCTCATTGGCCATTTGAACTACCCCGGAGTTATTGAAGTGCTCGATAAGATCAAAATGCTTTTGGACGAACGGAATCTTACCCCCGTAACCTTGCGTGACTATTACGGGTAG
- a CDS encoding adenylate kinase, producing the protein MMKRIAILGRGGAGKSTLASYLATRYKLPIFELDQYFWDEDLTPTPVDQWNVIHQQIISEPEWIIDGDLGVYDTKLLERLKAADTVILLDFSARVCGMRALRRSPENLEFWKWILRYRRDSLPRIMAACAHPEVQAHIYRFCAPAELDNFLENLR; encoded by the coding sequence ATGATGAAACGTATTGCTATTTTAGGCCGCGGCGGTGCCGGTAAAAGTACCCTGGCTTCCTATCTTGCTACCCGCTATAAACTACCTATTTTCGAGCTAGACCAGTATTTCTGGGATGAAGACCTTACACCTACTCCAGTAGATCAGTGGAATGTTATTCATCAGCAGATCATCTCTGAGCCTGAATGGATTATAGACGGTGATTTAGGCGTATATGATACCAAACTACTAGAACGGCTCAAGGCGGCAGATACGGTTATTCTCTTAGACTTTAGCGCTCGCGTATGCGGTATGCGTGCGTTACGGCGCTCCCCGGAGAACCTAGAATTTTGGAAATGGATTCTGCGCTATAGGCGCGACAGCTTGCCGCGTATTATGGCGGCATGCGCGCATCCAGAAGTACAAGCACATATATACCGGTTCTGTGCTCCTGCCGAGCTCGATAATTTTCTCGAAAACCTTCGATAG
- a CDS encoding excalibur calcium-binding domain-containing protein, whose protein sequence is MRNHIVAVALIGAVLFTGCSGNNARKEQTPSSSPSISATASTSTFASPTASITPSPTPTPTTSPTISEVTPEPAATADAEQHEDVVEVPLDDASTSAPQPEAAQQPSPVQQQQDPVQQQPVAPVPAQTSAQQRHIAPVPEQPAPVNNGGGVYYKNCAAARAAGAAPLYRGQPGYGTHLDSDGDGIACEPKKK, encoded by the coding sequence ATGAGAAACCACATTGTCGCGGTGGCGCTTATTGGTGCTGTGTTGTTTACCGGATGCTCCGGCAATAATGCCCGCAAAGAACAAACCCCTTCTTCATCCCCATCAATCTCTGCGACGGCCTCTACGAGCACCTTTGCAAGCCCTACGGCTTCCATAACTCCGTCACCAACCCCTACTCCAACTACCTCTCCCACTATTTCTGAAGTAACGCCAGAACCAGCTGCCACTGCTGACGCTGAACAGCATGAGGATGTTGTCGAGGTACCTCTTGATGACGCCTCTACTTCTGCCCCTCAGCCCGAGGCAGCTCAACAACCTTCTCCGGTTCAACAGCAACAGGATCCCGTGCAGCAGCAACCTGTTGCACCCGTGCCTGCGCAGACTTCGGCGCAGCAGCGGCATATTGCCCCGGTTCCAGAACAGCCTGCGCCTGTAAATAACGGTGGTGGTGTCTATTACAAAAATTGTGCTGCTGCACGGGCGGCAGGGGCTGCGCCTTTATACCGCGGACAGCCGGGGTATGGAACTCATCTTGATTCAGATGGTGATGGTATCGCTTGCGAACCTAAAAAGAAATAA